One Streptomyces mobaraensis NBRC 13819 = DSM 40847 DNA segment encodes these proteins:
- a CDS encoding daunorubicin resistance protein DrrA family ABC transporter ATP-binding protein, translating to MPVGTAAPAIEARGLTKTYPGGVAALDGLDLTVRAGTVFGLLGPNGAGKSTTVKILTTLARPDAGTASVAGHDVLRRPERVRRAIGVVAQRSGADPTATGRENLLLQGRLYGLRGPALAARADELLARFALADAAGRPARTYSGGMLRRLDVAIGLVHRPEVLFLDEPTTGLDPEARTAMWEEIDRLAGEEGLSILLTTHYLDEADRLAERIAIVDRGRVVTTGTPDGLKGELRGDAVHVELRDPVDPAAGPSLAAALGASAGVRETVLDGRRLSARADDGAAAVPAVLAVLAGAGVPVAAVTVARPSLDDVYLRHAGRRFADADVDARAVPAGGVR from the coding sequence ATGCCCGTCGGCACCGCCGCGCCCGCCATCGAGGCGCGCGGGCTGACCAAGACCTACCCCGGCGGGGTCGCCGCCCTGGACGGGCTCGACCTGACCGTCCGGGCCGGTACCGTCTTCGGGCTCCTCGGCCCCAACGGCGCCGGCAAGTCCACCACCGTCAAGATCCTCACCACCCTGGCCCGGCCGGACGCCGGCACCGCGTCCGTCGCCGGCCACGACGTCCTCCGCCGGCCCGAGCGCGTACGCCGCGCCATCGGCGTCGTCGCCCAGCGCTCCGGAGCCGACCCCACGGCCACCGGCCGGGAGAACCTGCTGCTGCAAGGCCGGCTGTACGGACTCCGGGGGCCCGCCCTGGCCGCCCGTGCCGACGAACTGCTGGCCCGCTTCGCCCTCGCCGACGCGGCCGGCCGGCCCGCCCGGACGTACTCCGGCGGCATGCTGCGCCGGCTCGACGTCGCGATCGGGCTGGTCCACCGGCCCGAGGTGCTGTTCCTCGACGAGCCGACGACCGGGCTCGACCCCGAGGCGCGGACGGCCATGTGGGAGGAGATCGACCGGCTCGCCGGGGAGGAGGGGCTGAGCATCCTGCTCACCACCCACTACCTGGACGAGGCCGACCGGCTCGCCGAGCGGATCGCCATCGTCGACCGGGGGCGCGTCGTCACGACCGGCACGCCCGACGGGCTCAAGGGCGAACTGCGCGGCGACGCCGTGCACGTCGAGCTGCGTGATCCCGTGGACCCGGCGGCCGGACCGTCCCTCGCGGCGGCGCTCGGCGCGTCCGCGGGCGTCCGGGAGACCGTCCTCGACGGGCGCCGGCTGAGCGCCCGGGCGGACGACGGCGCCGCGGCCGTCCCCGCCGTCCTGGCCGTGCTCGCCGGGGCCGGGGTCCCGGTCGCGGCCGTCACCGTGGCCCGGCCCTCCCTCGACGACGTGTACCTGCGGCACGCGGGGCGGCGCTTCGCGGACGCCGACGTCGACGCGCGGGCCGTTCCGGCGGGGGGTGTCCGATGA
- a CDS encoding PadR family transcriptional regulator yields MVTLFERPLHPYEIARVLRLRGKDQSIKINYGSLYTVVRNLEKHGFVEEAGTDRRGNRPERTLYGLTSAGRREARDWLADLVAVPVREYPLFETALSLLMALPYDDARALFDERIAAREDEAAGHREALRELDGTLPRLLLVEAEFRLHMLEAELDWLHGFRADLDRDAVGGTAEWRELSETGRIPETLRKLEEAASENAE; encoded by the coding sequence ATGGTCACGCTGTTCGAGCGGCCGCTGCACCCGTACGAGATCGCCAGGGTGCTGCGACTGCGGGGCAAGGATCAGAGCATCAAGATCAACTACGGTTCGCTCTACACCGTGGTGCGCAACCTGGAGAAGCACGGCTTCGTCGAGGAGGCCGGTACCGACCGCCGGGGCAACCGCCCGGAGCGCACGCTCTACGGGCTCACCTCCGCCGGGCGGCGGGAGGCGCGCGACTGGCTCGCCGACCTGGTGGCCGTCCCGGTGCGGGAGTACCCCTTGTTCGAGACGGCCCTGTCGCTGCTCATGGCGTTGCCGTACGACGACGCCCGCGCCCTGTTCGACGAGCGGATCGCCGCCCGCGAGGACGAGGCCGCCGGGCACCGCGAGGCGCTCCGGGAGCTCGACGGCACCTTGCCCCGGCTGCTGCTCGTCGAGGCGGAGTTCCGGCTGCACATGCTGGAGGCCGAACTGGACTGGCTGCACGGCTTCCGCGCCGACCTCGACCGGGACGCGGTCGGCGGCACCGCCGAATGGCGGGAGCTGAGCGAGACCGGCCGGATACCGGAGACCCTGCGGAAACTGGAGGAGGCCGCGAGCGAGAACGCGGAGTGA